From the Deinococcus sonorensis KR-87 genome, the window GGCATCATGAAGCCCAATCCGTCCATCTACCGCCTGGCGCTGGATCTGGCCGGTGTGGACGCGGACGAGGCCGTGATGATTGACGACCGGGCGCAGAACGTGGAGGCGGCGCGCAGCGTCGGGATGCACGCTGTCCAGTATCAGAACCTGCCGCAGCTGCAACAGGCGCTGGAGGCCCTGGAGGTGCGCTGACGGGTGGGGTGCTTGACACCCGCTCCTGGCGCGGCTATCCTTTCTGCTGCACCTGACGCACAGGATGCACAGTGGTTCGGGGCGTAGCGCAGCTTGGTAGCGCACGTCGTTCGGGACGACGGGGTCGGAGGTTCAAATCCTCTCGCCCCGACCACACCAGAGGCGGCTCCTTCGCGGGGGTCGCCTCTTCTGCTGGCCTGCCCATTCCCTCCTGACCGGAGCCTTCATGCGTATATTTGCCCTCGCCGACCTGCATCTTTCCATCAGCGCGCCCAAACCGATGACGGTCTTCGGCCCCGGCTGGGCCGGCCATCCGCAGGCCATCTTCGAGCGCTGGCCCACGGTGGTGGGCGACGACGATCTGGTGCTGCTGCCGGGCGACCTGAGCTGGGCCATGCGGCTGCCCGGCGCGCTGGAGGACCTCGTGCAGGTGGCGGCCCTGCCCGGCACCAAGGTGCTGCTGCGCGGCAACCACGACTACTGGTGGCCGGCCATCGGCAAGCTGCGGGCCAGCCTGCCGCCCCGGATGCTGGCGGTGCAGAACGACGCGCTGCGCGTCGGGCCGGTGGTGGTCTCCGGCACGCGCGGGTGGCTCACGCCCGGCGCCGACAGCTTCGGGCCGGAAGACCGGGCCATCTATCTGCGCGAACAGGAGCGGCTGCGGCTGTCGCTGGAGGCGGCCCGGCGGCTGGGGGCCGATCTGGCAGACACCTTTCACGTGCTGATGCTGCACTACCCGCCGACCGGCCCGGGCGGCACGCCCACCGCCTTCACCGACCTGATCGAACAGTATCGCCCGGACGCGGTGGTCTATGGCCACCTGCACGGGGTACCGCAGAGCCGCAGCCTGCGCGAGTGGCAGGGCATTCCGGCCTATCTGGTGGCCGCCGACAGCCTGGGCTTCACGCCCAAGCTGATCGCGGAGGTGTAGGTCAGGGTTCGATCGGTTCCAGGCTGCGCGGATAGCTGCCGATCACCCGCGCGAAGGCGGCGCGGCGCAGCACCCCGCCCAGCGCCCGCGCCATTTCCGGGTCGTTGGCGTTGCCCTCGATGTCCACGTAGATCAGGTAGCTCCAGGCCCGGTCCTTGCGCGGCCGCGACTCGATCTTGGAGAGGTTCAGGCCGCGCAGTTCCGCCAGGGTCTCCAGCAGGAAACCGGGCGTGTGACGCACCGCGAACACCACGCTTGTCTTGTGCGGCACGTCGCTCGGTTCCGGCACCTGCCGCGAGAGCACCAGGAAGCGAGTGTAGTTGAATGGCTCGTCCTCGATGCCGCGCGCCAGCACCTCCAGGCCGTACAGCTCAGCGGCGCGGCTGGAGGCGATCACGCCCTCGTCCAGAGTGCGGCGCTCCGCCAGGTCCTTGGCACTGCCGGCCGTGTCGTGGGAGGCCACCGCCTTCAGGCCGTGCTGCTCGATAAAGCCGGTGCACTGGTCCAGCGCCGGCTGCTGCGAGTACACCCGCTTCACCTCGCCGAGCGTGACGCCCGGCAGCGCCATCAGGGTATGGCTCACCCGCACCGTCAGCTCGCGCACCACGTGCAGCTCGGTTTCCAGCAGCAGGTCCACCGCCTGCAGGATGGCGCCCATCAGGCTGTTCTCGACCGGAATCACGCCCAGATCGCACTCGCCGCTGCTCACGGCGGCCAGCACCTCGTGGAAGGTGACGTAGCCGCGCGTGTTCACCGGCTGGCCCGGCAGGGCGTTCAGCGCAGCGACTTCACTGTAGGCTCCAGGGTTGCCCTGGTAGGCGATGGTGGGTGCGGCATCGGTGGTCATAGCAGCGAGCCTAGCGCACTTGGGCAGCCGGGCAAAAAGCCGTATGGTTGGCCATATGGACATCCTGAGCCTGACGGTGGAACAGTTGAGCACGGCACTGAGGGAAGGCAGCCTGACCGCCGGTGCGGTGGTGGAGCTGTACCTGGGGCGCATCGAGCGCTTCAACCCGGCGCTGCGGGCCGTGCTGGAGGTCAACCCGCAGGCGCGCGACGAGGCGGCGCGGCTGGACCGGCTGCCCCAGGAGCAGCGCGGCCCGCTGCACGGGGTGCCGGTGCTGCTCAAGGACAACGTTGACACCGCTGCGCCGCTGCACACCACCGCGGGCAGCCGCCTGATGGCGCAACACCAGCCGGCGGCCGACGCCCCGCTGGCCGCTCGGCTTCGGGCGGCGGGCGCCATCATCATCGGGAAGGCCAACCTGACCGAGTGGGCCAACTTCATGACGCTGGGCATGCCGAACGGCTACAGCTCACACGGCGGGCAGACGGTGAACCCCTGGCGCGCCGGCCACGACACCGGGGGCAGCAGCAGCGGCAGCGGCGCGGCGGTGGCCGCCCGGCTGGCCCCGATCGCCATCGGCTCCGAGACGAGCGGCAGCATCCTCTC encodes:
- a CDS encoding metallophosphoesterase, with the protein product MRIFALADLHLSISAPKPMTVFGPGWAGHPQAIFERWPTVVGDDDLVLLPGDLSWAMRLPGALEDLVQVAALPGTKVLLRGNHDYWWPAIGKLRASLPPRMLAVQNDALRVGPVVVSGTRGWLTPGADSFGPEDRAIYLREQERLRLSLEAARRLGADLADTFHVLMLHYPPTGPGGTPTAFTDLIEQYRPDAVVYGHLHGVPQSRSLREWQGIPAYLVAADSLGFTPKLIAEV
- a CDS encoding prephenate dehydratase is translated as MTTDAAPTIAYQGNPGAYSEVAALNALPGQPVNTRGYVTFHEVLAAVSSGECDLGVIPVENSLMGAILQAVDLLLETELHVVRELTVRVSHTLMALPGVTLGEVKRVYSQQPALDQCTGFIEQHGLKAVASHDTAGSAKDLAERRTLDEGVIASSRAAELYGLEVLARGIEDEPFNYTRFLVLSRQVPEPSDVPHKTSVVFAVRHTPGFLLETLAELRGLNLSKIESRPRKDRAWSYLIYVDIEGNANDPEMARALGGVLRRAAFARVIGSYPRSLEPIEP